The following coding sequences are from one Halococcus hamelinensis 100A6 window:
- a CDS encoding ABC transporter ATP-binding protein, protein MTDEPLLTVENLTTRFHTDEGIVHAVDGVSFEVGRGETVCIVGESGSGKTVTSESITKLIQSPPGEIADGDVRFDGESIVGMSDTQLRSVRGGRIGHVFQNPQDALNPVYTAGWQIVEAIQLHRDLGKRAARERAVELLDRVGIPDAPARFDDYPHQFSGGMKQRVVIAMALASDPDLLIADEPTTALDVTIQAQILWLLRELQADFGMSILLITHDLSVVAEIADRVIVMYAGKVMEQGDVYDVFEHPSHPYTRALFGCLPGRGGSIRTIGGSLPSATNPPDGCRFHPRCPHAIDDCKGGDQLPLTPTERDGHVVSCIYYQPGYDASAIVDGDADDGPRGPSYADGGQL, encoded by the coding sequence ATGACCGACGAACCGCTCCTCACCGTCGAGAACCTCACGACCCGCTTTCACACCGACGAGGGCATCGTTCACGCTGTCGACGGCGTGAGCTTCGAGGTCGGACGGGGGGAAACGGTCTGTATCGTCGGCGAAAGCGGCTCCGGAAAAACCGTCACCAGTGAGTCGATAACGAAACTCATCCAGTCTCCACCGGGCGAGATAGCCGACGGGGACGTCCGGTTCGATGGCGAGAGCATCGTCGGGATGAGCGATACACAGCTCAGGTCGGTCCGAGGTGGCCGGATCGGACACGTCTTCCAGAACCCACAGGATGCGCTGAATCCGGTCTACACCGCCGGCTGGCAGATCGTAGAGGCGATCCAGCTCCACCGAGACCTCGGGAAGCGTGCCGCCCGTGAGCGGGCGGTCGAACTCCTCGACCGGGTCGGGATCCCGGACGCGCCCGCCCGGTTCGACGACTACCCCCACCAGTTCTCCGGCGGGATGAAACAGCGCGTCGTGATCGCGATGGCACTGGCGTCGGACCCGGACCTCTTGATCGCCGACGAGCCCACGACCGCGCTCGACGTCACGATCCAGGCTCAGATCCTGTGGCTGCTCCGCGAACTCCAGGCGGACTTCGGGATGTCGATACTGCTCATCACGCACGACCTGAGCGTCGTCGCCGAGATCGCGGACCGCGTGATCGTGATGTACGCCGGGAAGGTAATGGAACAAGGCGACGTGTACGACGTCTTCGAGCATCCATCCCATCCTTACACTCGCGCGCTGTTCGGCTGTCTTCCGGGTCGGGGAGGATCGATACGAACCATCGGCGGCTCGTTGCCGAGCGCGACCAATCCACCCGACGGCTGTCGGTTCCATCCCCGGTGTCCGCACGCCATCGACGACTGCAAGGGCGGTGATCAGCTGCCGCTGACGCCGACCGAACGCGACGGCCACGTCGTCTCGTGTATCTACTACCAGCCGGGATACGACGCTTCGGCGATCGTCGATGGCGATGCGGACGACGGTCCACGCGGGCCGAGCTACGCCGACGGGGGCCAGCTATGA
- a CDS encoding ABC transporter ATP-binding protein, producing the protein MTTDHLLSVRGLKKHYPITEGILRREVGRVRAVDGIDFDLDRGETLGLVGESGCGKSTAATTLLRFEEPTEGEIEFDGTDLLACDKDELKRFRRRAQMVFQDPNSSFDPRMTIGESVAEPLRVHGLPRERRRAVVRNTLERVGLDATAADRYPHEFSGGQKQRIALARALVLNPDLIVADEPVSALDVSLQAEILTLIDDIQQEFGLGILFISHDMSVIQQVCNRVAVMYLGEIVEIGSTDAVFSDPQHPYTQALLASIPNPDPRKRGRGTELAGDVPNPSNPPSGCRFHTRCPAVIQPAEYEFEQEHWRSVMTFRIRLANRQVDADSMREVLVAEGDATDVDAIPDDRVAAFIREEFSIPTPLSDPEAESVVADAIGDITAGDPDAAENTLATAFETVCEHRHPDLRDSNGTQRAACLRHDTDVSTTHTAVSSTED; encoded by the coding sequence ATGACGACCGACCACCTCCTCTCGGTTCGCGGGCTGAAGAAACACTATCCGATCACCGAGGGAATCCTGCGTCGGGAGGTCGGTCGGGTACGTGCGGTCGACGGCATCGATTTCGACCTCGACCGCGGTGAGACTCTCGGGTTGGTTGGCGAATCAGGCTGCGGGAAATCGACGGCCGCGACGACCCTGCTTCGGTTCGAGGAGCCGACCGAGGGTGAGATCGAGTTCGACGGAACCGACCTGTTGGCGTGCGACAAAGACGAGCTGAAGCGGTTCCGTCGCCGGGCACAGATGGTCTTCCAGGACCCGAACTCGAGCTTCGACCCCCGGATGACGATCGGCGAGTCGGTGGCCGAACCGCTTCGGGTTCACGGGCTACCGCGAGAACGCCGTCGGGCGGTCGTCCGCAACACCCTCGAACGGGTTGGGCTGGACGCGACCGCCGCGGACCGGTATCCACATGAGTTCTCTGGCGGGCAGAAGCAGCGTATCGCGCTCGCACGCGCGCTGGTTCTCAACCCCGATCTCATCGTGGCTGACGAACCCGTGAGCGCACTCGACGTGAGTCTCCAGGCCGAGATCCTGACCCTGATCGATGACATCCAGCAGGAGTTCGGTCTCGGTATCCTCTTCATTAGCCACGACATGAGTGTCATACAGCAGGTCTGCAACCGAGTCGCAGTGATGTATCTCGGCGAGATCGTCGAGATCGGCTCGACGGACGCGGTGTTTTCGGATCCACAGCATCCCTACACGCAGGCGTTGCTCGCATCGATCCCGAACCCCGACCCGCGCAAGCGTGGCCGGGGAACCGAACTCGCCGGTGACGTCCCGAATCCGTCGAACCCCCCATCCGGCTGTCGGTTCCACACCCGGTGTCCGGCAGTGATCCAGCCGGCGGAGTACGAGTTCGAACAGGAACACTGGCGAAGCGTGATGACGTTCCGGATCCGGCTCGCGAACCGTCAGGTGGATGCCGACTCGATGCGGGAGGTCCTCGTCGCCGAGGGTGACGCGACCGACGTCGACGCCATCCCCGACGACCGAGTGGCGGCGTTCATCCGGGAGGAGTTCTCGATACCGACACCGCTCTCGGACCCGGAGGCCGAATCGGTGGTCGCCGATGCGATCGGGGATATCACCGCCGGCGACCCCGACGCCGCGGAGAACACCCTCGCCACGGCGTTCGAGACGGTCTGCGAGCATCGCCACCCCGACCTCCGAGACTCCAACGGCACCCAGCGTGCGGCGTGTCTCCGTCACGACACCGATGTGAGCACGACCCACACAGCCGTATCGTCCACTGAGGACTGA